In Gopherus flavomarginatus isolate rGopFla2 chromosome 1, rGopFla2.mat.asm, whole genome shotgun sequence, a single genomic region encodes these proteins:
- the CHRNA10 gene encoding neuronal acetylcholine receptor subunit alpha-10, translating to MDLNSCLLSLGFLGICVSPVPLQLCRVSFLSIYLGCSGAQGKFAYKLLHDLFANYSNALRPVEDTDQALNVTLQITLSQIIDMDERNQILTAYLWIRQVWVDAYLAWDKDDYDGIDTIRIPSSYVWRPDIVLYNNADDQFTESMETNVVIRYDGQVMWDSPAITKSSCKVDVSYFPFDGQQCRLTFGSWTYNGNQIDLLNGLDTGDLTDFVENVEWEVLGMPAKRNVIIYGCCSEPYPDITYTLLLKRRASFYIFNLLLPCIMISFLAPLGFYLPADSGEKVSLGVTVLLALTVFQLLVAESMPPSENVPLIGKYYIATMTMITASTALTIFIMNIHHCGPGAKPVPKWAKKFILQYMARLFFVYEVGESCKSPKRASKEEQKAQTTEDDSYATCRENSPQQELVPQRVSSASGQQDWKETGTRMKLECGWEGQQHQVCVKTPCLCHHNSLLRNVEYIANCFRDQKAAQKQSGEWKKVAKVMDRIFMWIFFIMVFFMSMLIMGKAI from the exons TTCCCCTCCAGCTTTGCCGTGTGTcttttttatctatttatttaggGTGCTCAGGAGCTCAGGGAAAATTCGCCTACAAGTTGCTCCACGACTTGTTTGCCAACTACTCCAATGCTCTGCGACCGGTGGAGGACACGGACCAGGCGCTGAACGTCACCCTGCAGATCACCCTGTCTCAGATCATCGACATG GACGAGAGGAACCAGATCCTAACTGCCTACCTGTGGATCCGGCAGGTGTGGGTGGATGCCTACCTGGCCTGGGATAAGGACGATTACGATGGGATTGACACCATCCGCATACCTAGTAGTTACGTATGGAGACCTGACATAGTCCTGTATAACAA CGCCGACGACCAGTTCACAGAATCCATGGAGACCAATGTGGTGATCCGCTATGACGGGCAGGTGATGTGGGACTCCCCTGCCATCACCAAGAGCTCCTGCAAGGTGGACGTCTCCTACTTCCCCTTCGATGGGCAGCAGTGCCGACTGACCTTCGGCTCGTGGACCTACAACGGCAACCAGATCGACCTCCTGAATGGGCTGGACACGGGCGACCTGACGGACTTCGTGGAGAACGTggagtgggaggtgctgggcatgCCGGCCAAGAGGAACGTCATCATCTACGGCTGCTGCTCAGAGCCCTACCCCGACATCACCTACACGCTGCTCCTCAAGCGACGTGCCTCCTTCTACATCTTCAATCTGCTCCTCCCCTGCATCATGATCTCCTTCCTGGCCCCGCTGGGCTTCTACCTCCCAGCCGACTCTGGGGAGAAGGTCTCCTTGGGGGTGACGGTCCTGCTGGCGCTCACCGTCTTCCAGCTGCTGGTGGCAGAGAGCATGCCGCCCTCCGAGAATGTGCCACTGATCG GGAAGTATTACATTGCCACCATGACCATGATCACAGCCTCCACTGCACTGACCATATTCATCATGAACATTCACCACTGCGGCCCAGGAGCCAAGCCCGTGCCCAAGTGGGCCAAGAAGTTCATCCTGCAGTACATGGCCCGGCTATTCTTTGTCTACGAGGTGGGGGAGAGCTGCAAAAGTCCCAAACG GGCCTCCAAGGAGGAGCAGAAAGCCCAGACAACGGAGGATGACTCGTACGCGACATGCCGGGAGAACTCTCCGCAGCAGGAGTTGGTGCCGCAGAGGGTCAGCAGTGCCTCTGGGCAGCAGGACTGGAAAGAGACCGGGACACGTATGAAGCTAGAGTGTggctgggaggggcagcagcACCAAGTCTGTGTGAAGACCCCATGCCTTTGCCACCACAACAGCCTGCTGAGGAACGTTGAGTACATTGCCAACTGCTTCCGGGACCAAAAGGCGGCTCAGAAACAGAGTGGCGAGTGGAAGAAAGTGGCCAAGGTCATGGATCGCATCTTCATGTGGATCTTCTTCATTATGGTCTTCTTCATGAGCATGCTCATCATGGGCAAAGCCATCTGA